Proteins from one Nomia melanderi isolate GNS246 chromosome 3, iyNomMela1, whole genome shotgun sequence genomic window:
- the LOC116429261 gene encoding uncharacterized protein LOC116429261 isoform X1: protein MERKISIKVAQRMLQPWNLFLLILLQFLLQFLTSIYLYTYVARVETDVYIIRNQNILEPEKFIRKKRNSALPVTEDNKVSDISRIWDEKDMLKESKKVTSPPAAMSGAASSPITPMGHDWVWLNADTRVQVDAIENFCRSSMKYCPPGLPGAPGNPGAPGEPGLPGLRGMTGPKGPPGLTGPPGLRGPKGDVGHPGFDGRDGVPGEPGLDGIPGRSGLDGAPGINGKPGLNGSPGRPGRNGTDGRPGQIGPQGPPGLRGEMGPPGRPGIPGQDGKPGITAWKVNMNDYNVNDLLIPPSILDDRMLPAALNSTELISVYEGTNIRLKCGASGKPQPVVQWFRTDSSVIPVGSWHVTSIIGHTFNISVVNREHMGEYTCVADNGVPPRAVKRFKLQVKFPPFIRIRNQIIHARSQSIATLECEVEAYPEPTLYWEREDSRRLKMSDKYRIEVYDKKDVYKLKMRLKITRITLADHGTYHCVARNDIDTTKGSFIVNDDIKNADRLKSGKHVTYGDPAPQHVDLEELCEPRETCAACPVLRCTFTDVAEYLNVQPLRSVNFTGLPPRLADGVIEALGKPVLKGGMDDHYGSWMHDASSRLDGFSDKLWVTRKNDTSYIFEYKSKDHFKNGSSYPIALPYPFQGNGHIVYNRSFFYNPINRSSIFRFNLHSVSDHVCDKEYPRCELHLPGLLVNTRNYLYTPNHNFNYVDFNVDENGLWIIYGLPSNNTVVVKMDANNMIIQYAWNISIDHHKFGEMFIAGGVLYAVHSVTEETMKIRLAFDLYKNITIPVHLSFTNPYHKTTAVSYNHKTKELYTWNKGNQLAYPIKYQGFANVTAKEELRSIETGI, encoded by the exons ATGGAAaggaaaatttctataaaagtaGCACAAAGGATGTTGCAGCCATGGAATCTTTTTCTCCTTAtcctattacaatttttgttacaatttttaacatCCATTTATCTTTACACTTACGTGGCTCGTGTTGAAACGGATGTTTACATTATACGAAATCAAAACATTCTAGAGCCTGAGAAATTTATACGTAAGAAACGAAACAGTGCATTGCCTGTGACAGAAGATAATAAAGTTTCAGATATTTCAAga atatgGGACGAAAAAGATATGTTGAAGGAATCTAAGAAAGTTACTTCACCTCCTGCAGCAATGTCCGGTGCAGCATCTTCGCCGATTACTCCTATGGGACATGATTGGGTATGGTTAAACGCAGACACTCGTGTCCAg gTCGATGCCATTGAGAATTTTTGTCGATCTTCAATGAAATATTGTCCACCAGGACTCCCGGGAGCACCAGGTAATCCAGGAGCTCCTGGAGAACCTGGCCTTCCAGGTTTACGAGGAATGACTGGTCCGAAGGGACCGCCTGGTTTAACTGGTCCTCCTGGACTTCGTGGGCCAAAAGGTGATGTAGGACATCCAGGTTTTGATGGCAGAGATGGAGTTCCAGGTGAACCTGGTCTCGATGGAATTCCTGGGCGTAGCGGCTTAGATGGAGCTCCAGGAATAAATGGTAAACCAGGGCTAAATGGATCTCCTGGGCGACCTGGACGAAATGGCACAGATG GAAGGCCAGGTCAAATAGGACCACAGGGACCACCTGGACTGCGTG GAGAAATGGGTCCTCCTGGTAGACCAGGCATACCAGGTCAAGATGGCAAGCCAGGGATAACAGCCTGGAAGGTGAACATGAATGACTATAatgtaaatgatttattaattccTCCTTCTATTTTAG atgATAGAATGTTACCAGCAGCCTTAAACTCCACAgaattaatttcagtttacGAAGGGACTAATATAAGATTGAAATGCGGCGCAAGCGGAAAACCTCAGCCCGTTGTTCAATGGTTTAGAACCGATAGTAGTGTCATACCCGTAGGATCTTGGCACG tAACTTCTATTATCGGACATACATTTAATATCAGCGTAGTGAACAGAGAACACATGGGAGAATATACATGCGTTGCCGATAACGGAGTTCCTCCTCGAGCAGTTAAAAGATTTAAACTTCAAGTCAAAT TTCCGCCGTTCATTCGAATACGAAACCAAATAATTCACGCACGTAGCCAAAGTATCGCAACTCTGGAATGCGAAGTCGAGGCATATCCGGAACCCACCCTTTATTGGGAACGTGAAGACAGCCGTCGTCTCAAAATGTCTGATAAATACAGAATAGAAGTTTACGATAAGAAAGACGTTTATAAG CTTAAAATGCGTTTGAAAATCACGAGAATAACTTTGGCGGATCACGGTACCTATCATTGCGTTGCCAGAAACGATATTGACACTACCAAGGGCTCGTTCATAGTAAATG ATGATATAAAAAATGCGGACAGATTGAAGAGTGGGAAACATGTCACTTATGGAGATCCTGCACCGCAACACGTCGATTTAGAGGAACTTTGCGAGCCACGTGAAACCTGTGCGGCCTGTCCGGTTCTGAGATGTACCTTTACAGATGTTgctgaatatttaaatgttcagCCGCTCAGAAGCGTTAATTTTACCGGACTTCCGCCACGATTAGCGG ACGGTGTAATAGAAGCTTTAGGAAAACCAGTTTTAAAAGGTGGAATGGATGATCATTATGGGAGTTGGATGCATGATGCATCATCCAGGTTGGATGGATTTTCTGATAAACTCTGGGTTACCCGAAAAAACGACACCtcttatatttttgaatataaatcgAAAGATCACTTTAAAAACGGTAGTTCGTATCCTATCGCGTTACCGTATCCGTTCCAG GGGAATGGgcatatagtatataatagatCATTCTTTTATAATCCTATAAATCGGTCTTCCATTTTTCGCTTTAATCTTCATTCAGTTTCTGATCATGTATGCGACAAGGAATACCCACGATGTGAACTGCATCTTCCGGGATTACTGGTGAATACGAGAAACTATCTCTACACACCGAATCATAATTTCAATTATGTTGATTTCAATGTCGATGAGAATG GCTTATGGATAATATACGGATTACCATCAAACAATACAGTAGTAGTAAAAATGGATGCGAATAATATGATTATTCAGTATGCATGGAATATCAGTATTGACCACCACAAATTTGGAGAGATGTTTATTGCTGGAGGAGTACTTTATGCTGTTCATAGTGTCACCgaagaaacaatgaaaataag ATTGGCTTTCGACCTTTATAAGAACATCACTATACCTgttcatttatcatttacaaaTCCCTACCATAAAACTACAGCTGTTAGTTACAATCATAAAACAAAG GAACTTTACACTTGGAATAAAGGAAATCAGTTGGCCTATCCAATTAAATATCAAGGTTTCGCAAATGTAACAGCCAAAGAAGAACTTAGGAGCATAGAAACTGGAATTTGA
- the LOC116429261 gene encoding uncharacterized protein LOC116429261 isoform X2, with protein sequence MERKISIKVAQRMLQPWNLFLLILLQFLLQFLTSIYLYTYVARVETDVYIIRNQNILEPEKFIRKKRNSALPVTEDNKVSDISRIWDEKDMLKESKKVTSPPAAMSGAASSPITPMGHDWVWLNADTRVQVDAIENFCRSSMKYCPPGLPGAPGNPGAPGEPGLPGLRGMTGPKGPPGLTGPPGLRGPKGDVGHPGFDGRDGVPGEPGLDGIPGRSGLDGAPGINGKPGLNGSPGRPGRNGTDGRPGQIGPQGPPGLRGEMGPPGRPGIPGQDGKPGITAWKVNMNDYNVNDLLIPPSILDDRMLPAALNSTELISVYEGTNIRLKCGASGKPQPVVQWFRTDSSVIPVGSWHVNREHMGEYTCVADNGVPPRAVKRFKLQVKFPPFIRIRNQIIHARSQSIATLECEVEAYPEPTLYWEREDSRRLKMSDKYRIEVYDKKDVYKLKMRLKITRITLADHGTYHCVARNDIDTTKGSFIVNDDIKNADRLKSGKHVTYGDPAPQHVDLEELCEPRETCAACPVLRCTFTDVAEYLNVQPLRSVNFTGLPPRLADGVIEALGKPVLKGGMDDHYGSWMHDASSRLDGFSDKLWVTRKNDTSYIFEYKSKDHFKNGSSYPIALPYPFQGNGHIVYNRSFFYNPINRSSIFRFNLHSVSDHVCDKEYPRCELHLPGLLVNTRNYLYTPNHNFNYVDFNVDENGLWIIYGLPSNNTVVVKMDANNMIIQYAWNISIDHHKFGEMFIAGGVLYAVHSVTEETMKIRLAFDLYKNITIPVHLSFTNPYHKTTAVSYNHKTKELYTWNKGNQLAYPIKYQGFANVTAKEELRSIETGI encoded by the exons ATGGAAaggaaaatttctataaaagtaGCACAAAGGATGTTGCAGCCATGGAATCTTTTTCTCCTTAtcctattacaatttttgttacaatttttaacatCCATTTATCTTTACACTTACGTGGCTCGTGTTGAAACGGATGTTTACATTATACGAAATCAAAACATTCTAGAGCCTGAGAAATTTATACGTAAGAAACGAAACAGTGCATTGCCTGTGACAGAAGATAATAAAGTTTCAGATATTTCAAga atatgGGACGAAAAAGATATGTTGAAGGAATCTAAGAAAGTTACTTCACCTCCTGCAGCAATGTCCGGTGCAGCATCTTCGCCGATTACTCCTATGGGACATGATTGGGTATGGTTAAACGCAGACACTCGTGTCCAg gTCGATGCCATTGAGAATTTTTGTCGATCTTCAATGAAATATTGTCCACCAGGACTCCCGGGAGCACCAGGTAATCCAGGAGCTCCTGGAGAACCTGGCCTTCCAGGTTTACGAGGAATGACTGGTCCGAAGGGACCGCCTGGTTTAACTGGTCCTCCTGGACTTCGTGGGCCAAAAGGTGATGTAGGACATCCAGGTTTTGATGGCAGAGATGGAGTTCCAGGTGAACCTGGTCTCGATGGAATTCCTGGGCGTAGCGGCTTAGATGGAGCTCCAGGAATAAATGGTAAACCAGGGCTAAATGGATCTCCTGGGCGACCTGGACGAAATGGCACAGATG GAAGGCCAGGTCAAATAGGACCACAGGGACCACCTGGACTGCGTG GAGAAATGGGTCCTCCTGGTAGACCAGGCATACCAGGTCAAGATGGCAAGCCAGGGATAACAGCCTGGAAGGTGAACATGAATGACTATAatgtaaatgatttattaattccTCCTTCTATTTTAG atgATAGAATGTTACCAGCAGCCTTAAACTCCACAgaattaatttcagtttacGAAGGGACTAATATAAGATTGAAATGCGGCGCAAGCGGAAAACCTCAGCCCGTTGTTCAATGGTTTAGAACCGATAGTAGTGTCATACCCGTAGGATCTTGGCACG TGAACAGAGAACACATGGGAGAATATACATGCGTTGCCGATAACGGAGTTCCTCCTCGAGCAGTTAAAAGATTTAAACTTCAAGTCAAAT TTCCGCCGTTCATTCGAATACGAAACCAAATAATTCACGCACGTAGCCAAAGTATCGCAACTCTGGAATGCGAAGTCGAGGCATATCCGGAACCCACCCTTTATTGGGAACGTGAAGACAGCCGTCGTCTCAAAATGTCTGATAAATACAGAATAGAAGTTTACGATAAGAAAGACGTTTATAAG CTTAAAATGCGTTTGAAAATCACGAGAATAACTTTGGCGGATCACGGTACCTATCATTGCGTTGCCAGAAACGATATTGACACTACCAAGGGCTCGTTCATAGTAAATG ATGATATAAAAAATGCGGACAGATTGAAGAGTGGGAAACATGTCACTTATGGAGATCCTGCACCGCAACACGTCGATTTAGAGGAACTTTGCGAGCCACGTGAAACCTGTGCGGCCTGTCCGGTTCTGAGATGTACCTTTACAGATGTTgctgaatatttaaatgttcagCCGCTCAGAAGCGTTAATTTTACCGGACTTCCGCCACGATTAGCGG ACGGTGTAATAGAAGCTTTAGGAAAACCAGTTTTAAAAGGTGGAATGGATGATCATTATGGGAGTTGGATGCATGATGCATCATCCAGGTTGGATGGATTTTCTGATAAACTCTGGGTTACCCGAAAAAACGACACCtcttatatttttgaatataaatcgAAAGATCACTTTAAAAACGGTAGTTCGTATCCTATCGCGTTACCGTATCCGTTCCAG GGGAATGGgcatatagtatataatagatCATTCTTTTATAATCCTATAAATCGGTCTTCCATTTTTCGCTTTAATCTTCATTCAGTTTCTGATCATGTATGCGACAAGGAATACCCACGATGTGAACTGCATCTTCCGGGATTACTGGTGAATACGAGAAACTATCTCTACACACCGAATCATAATTTCAATTATGTTGATTTCAATGTCGATGAGAATG GCTTATGGATAATATACGGATTACCATCAAACAATACAGTAGTAGTAAAAATGGATGCGAATAATATGATTATTCAGTATGCATGGAATATCAGTATTGACCACCACAAATTTGGAGAGATGTTTATTGCTGGAGGAGTACTTTATGCTGTTCATAGTGTCACCgaagaaacaatgaaaataag ATTGGCTTTCGACCTTTATAAGAACATCACTATACCTgttcatttatcatttacaaaTCCCTACCATAAAACTACAGCTGTTAGTTACAATCATAAAACAAAG GAACTTTACACTTGGAATAAAGGAAATCAGTTGGCCTATCCAATTAAATATCAAGGTTTCGCAAATGTAACAGCCAAAGAAGAACTTAGGAGCATAGAAACTGGAATTTGA